The DNA segment CTGTATGGCATCCATCCGAAACCACTTTGAATTCTCAAATAGAATTTATTCCTAGCAGAGCGGTCAGGGTTGTCCTGGACATGTATAGAAGAACGAAGAGTGTTACCATGACGAAGCAAGAACTGAGTTGGGAATCGCTGTCTTTATGCAGAAGAAAACTAAGGttaaagcaattttttttcaaatattccACTAAGGTTCGAATTGACAAGGAAACTTACCTAAACAAACCGTTTTATATTTCGAAGCGTAACGATCATACCCTAAATATACGTGAATACCTGCCCAGGACGTGCCTGCTCAATTATTCCTTTTTTCCAAAGTGCATAGCGGAATAGAACAAGCTGCCTGAAGAGCAAGTACGTTGCCAAAATGAAGCGTGACTTATATCTGTGCTGCAACTCCCCCTGCTTTAACGCCGAAGGCATATGCGGGGTCATTCTTGAATAAAATAATAAACGAAAAATAATTTATTAAGTAATACAGAGAAATTAGTGAAATATTTGTAATAACCAAATGAAAgacaagcatatatatatatatatatatatatatatatatatatatatatattacattccCCTTACATTTCCGAGTTATTCTCATGAGACATGCGGTACAAATGTGCAGTTGATGACACGAAAAACAGGTGTGTGGCGATGCGTGGGGAGCCATTTCGATAGGGGTTGTGTAACTTTCCTGTATACTTGTTGCGTGCAGCAAGCACACTTTTGGGCCCTTCGGTGCTATTTCATGCAGCGTTACGCCGTGATATCGACTGTAACCGTCAGTGTGTAATTAGGACCACAGTCAACAAGTTGGTGGTTTCGTGTCGACGACATTGTTCATAGACTCAGCATGTCGTCGCCACCGATGATATACGCCGGTAATAGATTCTCGCAAGCACTTTCCTGGAATCTGTGGTGGACGATGGCATTTATTTACACAAATCAACACGGCAACGTTTATTAGCCACTCTGGCAATCACAGACCAATGTTATAATGACATGACAGGATGCACGGCGAAATTGCTTGTACATACAATAGTGAACGAATGGACATGACGTTTGCTCTTTGCTGAACAAGTCTTTTACTGACGCTCCATGTAGCTACTGAATACTTGCTTTCTTAGTGGCAAAAAGGAAGCAGTCCTGTATAAACTTTTCATCGTTTCATTGCACATTTTTGCAACTAATGTTTTAGGTTTAAACTTGTACTACCGTGTTATGACGTTGAAAATGTCAAGGCTGATAAGGGTCGCCGAAACAGCGTGCTCTGGAAACACTTGGCCAACTGGCGCTAATAAAAGGGCACCGaaatctcttttttttcttgcttattttttgcattctgccacTAACAGCAGTGCGCCACAACCGCGGCGGGGAGTTATGGTCGCAACCTCTTGTTCAGCAGTATAACGCCATGACCACAGGAATAAAACATGACGTCTTTGTGTTCACGGCTTCAGGTTGCAAATACCCGAGAGGCAGGAAGATTTGTTGCTGCCGGTCCGGGCGTTGAAGAGGTCGACAAGTCGCTTGGACACGGCGTCCACAGCCTTCACTTGGGCCCTGGATATGGGAGCCCACGGGTTCACTGGGGACAGGCGGGCCACGGCCGACACGGGGCTGATGGGTGACAACGGGTTCAGTGGATTCCACGGGCTCAGGGGACTCACGGGCGACGGACTGAAGATGCCCGGGCCACCGTTGAGCTTACTCCGTCGGCCGTAGGCGCGGAACGTGTCAGGGATAATCGTGAAGATGTCCTTGATTTCATCGAGGACCTTGGACGATGACTTGGGGGGTTCTGCACGGAGAAGAAGAGTCGGCACAAAGCTCAGATTTGGTGTTGCGTCTTAATGTAGAAAGACCACGTATTGCCATAAAGCCCCAGCGTGACCTTGAGACTAGGTTGAGTGGTCAGCCTCAACATCTGCACGTCGTCTGTCCCGTACACCTTACTCGAACGTATCACATGCAGTCATTGCACTCGCACGCTTTCCGTTCTCTTAGAGGTGTTACAAGGAATCGATACGGACTctttcatcatcattatcatcatcatcagccctatttttatgtccactgcaggacgagggcctctccccgcgatctccaattagccctgtcttgcgccagctgatttgaacgtgcgcctgcaaatttcctaacttcatcacccgacctaATTTTCTGCCGGAATCTTTAGCAACGTTGAAAAATGCCAGTAAGAGGatagagaatatatatatatatatatatatatatatatatatttgtaaagCTGTCAGTAGGGACGTTGGCAGGCGTAGGTGGTGCAACGGCCCATGCTCGCCGGATGTCATGGCGATGCTGCATGTGAGTCTGCTGAGGAGAAAGGCGTTTGACCTTCACTTCATAGGGTATCCTTTTTATTGGCCCCACCGCCCTGATCTTATCAAAAAGATAAGCATAAAAAATAAATTCACTAACCACATTTCTGCATGCAGCTGTACCTAGGTGGATCTATTTTAGTAATCGAACGGTTTGGCCAAACGCCAAAACATGAAGACAAAAGTGAAAGAACAAGACGTCATTTACAGTGTAACATGTTCCGTTTGGTAGTTCCCTCCGATGAGAGGCCATTTTTTCGCAATTGCGCAACAATTCAACGCTGTGGAAAGACTGAAAGCATAGTTGCCAAAAAGTTAAGTAAAAttcatatctatctatctatctatctatctatctatctatctatctatctatctatctatctatctatctatctatctatctatctatctatctatctatctatctatctatctatctatctatctatctatctatctatctatctatctatctatctatctatctatctatctatctatctatctatctatctatctatctatctatctatctatctatctatctcaccCGAGAGAGATGCGGCGGCTCTCTTGCGGCCTATGAATCCCTCCTCCAGGTGGTTCTGCAGGCGTCCCGCGATGCTTTTGAGTGCATCCAGTGTGCTCACAAGGGATAGGGCATTGGGCAGCTCTTCCGACGAGGCGCCCGCAGATGTCAGGTAGTTGTGCAGCTCGTTCAGTGTCTGCATGTACTCAGGCTCCTGGCTGCGCAGACGTCAGACGCGACGGGGGAGTAGCGGCGTAAACGACAGGAAAGACACGTCACACGCGTACAACTTAGCCGTGAGAATTCAATAGCggagaggtgggggggggggggtgaaggagACAAAGGCTTCGCGTAACGTCAGTGTAGGCCAAATGAAAAAGGAAAAGCTTTTCACGTATATTGGTGCTTTGGAACTTGAAAACATGTGGCACAACTCCCTCTCACTCGTGGGAGCACTTTTTACAATAAGCAACTTCATGGAGGGATACAATGCTTCATGTAAGTGACTTCAGTTGTCTTGAAACGTTAGAGTCAATAAGatcatcgatagtcaatcaataacGATATCAGTACAAATAACGATTTATCAAACAAGACTGCCCCGATGGAGAGAGAGacgaaagaaaatgagagagacaGGAAGGATAGCTAGAACAATAGATTCGATTTTTTAGCCTGCAGGAAGGGGAGGTCAGAGATAAGGAAACAGCGAGTGAAAGCAGTGAAAGATAAAGAGCACGTACACAGCATGACAGCGCAGGATCACAATGACACAACTAGTGCTTTTGTGGAGGTTTCTTGTCCTTAACGAATTGCCGTAGTGCCTTGATCGTCCTCAGCTGCGATAGCATTTTGGTTGGCATTCTAAAAGGGCTGGTTTAGGCGATGCTCTGTGGTGCACGGGATCTAGCGCAATCGAGAGCGACCACCGTGAACACTGTCTTGAGAAGTACGGTGGGGGCCGATAGTTGCCACTGACCTCTCCTCCTTGACCTCTTCGACCTTGCCGCGTGCATGCGCGAACCTTCTAGGCAGGGTGCTGACCATGTGGAAGAGGCCCCGGGCTCTATCCGGGTACTCCCGCAGGACGCCGTGCAGGTCGCCGTGCAGGATTCGCTGCATGTCGCTCATCACGCGCCTGAAGTCAAATATCACCTGCGGCAGCCAATGAGAAAACAAGTGTAAAGCGTGTTCAAGGCTACCGTGCGGTCAAAAGATACAGCAACAAGAAACTGCATTATGAAGACCAGCTTGATCTAAATAATCAAGATCTGTGCACGCATGTAGTGGATAAATATTCACACATTGGAAATAGTCGGGGTATTACTCCGAACGGGTCCCTGCGAATACAGGCTGTGCACAACGCAGGTTCTTCTTGAAACTTGTGGGTTCAGTGCCGTGGCTGTCAAGTTAGGTAGGCAGCTGCGGCTCTCAGAGACGGACTCTAGACAGACTCCAAAAAGACTAGTCAACATACCACTGTCCACTACTGGCGGTGCGCTTCGGTACGCTGCGTGGCCAGACGGCTTAGCTGACGGGGCAAGGCGCGGTCACCCGTGACAGGTACTGCCCCGGAGACACTGATTGCCATTATAATTGCTCGTGTCTTCATAAGCTTTATAGTACATTAGACTTATTCCCACCGCGGTCTGACTGTTTGCAGCAATGCAGAGGCCTCTCAGCATTGTAATTAGAGAACGCATGCGCAAGCCGAACGTTCAGCTGCTCCCAGAGCAATCGGCGGAGACACGTGATCAATCTCAGTTGTCCGCTTAACTCAAAGCTGAAATCGCCTCCGATCGCTCTGAGATGGAGTGCGGTGCACTGAATGAACTAGGCGAATGTAACCTATCCGGTTCTACACGAGAGTTCTGTAGAACGCCCGAAAGCGACCTTTTGGATGTACCATAAGCATGCAAGGACTCATGTGGCTTCAAAGTACTAAACAGAAAACTTACGCTGCTAGGATTTCATTTGCATGAGTGAAAAACATCTCGACTTTCATTAAATAACCGTGATGAACCGTCTTCTCACCTGAAAGATCTTCACCACTTCAGCAAGGATAGTGGGGTGTTTGTCAATGGGCTTGACCTTGGTAAAAGCGTCGGTGATACTCGTCAGGTCCGGAATCTGCGGGGCCTCAGGGACGTGAGGCTTGGATTCGGCCGGAGGCGGCGTTTCCTTCTTGGTCTCAGGTTCTGCAGGTTGTGCAGGTTCTGCGGCCGCTGGTTTAGGGGGAGGCGGCACGTCGTCTTCTACAGGTTCTTCTTCGGAAGAGTCCTCCGGTTCTGGAGCGCTGGGCTTCAGTTCAGACtcaagccttcccagctccattctGGCACACTGAAAGCGAAAGAAAGATCCAGTTGGCACAACAACAATCATTGATAGAAAAAGTTCCCATCCAACCTCAGGTTTTAAGATTGAACATTCAGCTTATAGCTGTCGAAGTTAGTAGCGCAAAATTTTAGGGAAGGAAAGATGAAACAGGCAGGAAACGCAAATTCTAACCTTTTGTGCCATTAACTTCGGCAGCCATgcatcaactagcccaacattgtAATTAGCTAATAACTCTCGCTGTGCCATTTGCTGACTTTCTGGAAGACAACTTACCGAGGTTCTCACGTGTTGGCACTGCTTTTCACTGAGGAACCACTTTCACTAATGTGTTTTTGTTGCATTCTTGGTCGAAGCCTGCTCTTACGAACTCATGTATTATGTGAACGTAAGCAAATTGTGTTTGTGGACAGGATTCTTAGTATTGGATTATGCGGACGGCATGGTGACGCAGAGTACGTAACCAGTAGAGTGGCAACGAACAAATCGAGGCACAAGCGTTCTGTGCACCATGAGATGTGGCATTTCTGCCAAGTCCTCATGGTCTTGGAAGAGCTACATATAATTGATAAGAAGCTGCAT comes from the Dermacentor silvarum isolate Dsil-2018 chromosome 9, BIME_Dsil_1.4, whole genome shotgun sequence genome and includes:
- the LOC119464218 gene encoding uncharacterized protein LOC119464218, with the protein product MANRAMKMLLLIAVAAMAVPFLQGAPAAVKFVDNIPISIKLPDSDELVKTDVPSQSAIPECLKSMEGVTENEHGLVAPAEAFTQCARMELGRLESELKPSAPEPEDSSEEEPVEDDVPPPPKPAAAEPAQPAEPETKKETPPPAESKPHVPEAPQIPDLTSITDAFTKVKPIDKHPTILAEVVKIFQVIFDFRRVMSDMQRILHGDLHGVLREYPDRARGLFHMVSTLPRRFAHARGKVEEVKEESQEPEYMQTLNELHNYLTSAGASSEELPNALSLVSTLDALKSIAGRLQNHLEEGFIGRKRAAASLSEPPKSSSKVLDEIKDIFTIIPDTFRAYGRRSKLNGGPGIFSPSPVSPLSPWNPLNPLSPISPVSAVARLSPVNPWAPISRAQVKAVDAVSKRLVDLFNARTGSNKSSCLSGICNLKP